In Syntrophomonas wolfei subsp. wolfei str. Goettingen G311, a single window of DNA contains:
- a CDS encoding phage holin family protein — protein sequence MQGWVLRWFLNILAIVITAALLENFELTLWGAIVGSIFLGIVNAVIRPLLIILTLPLNIVTLGLFTFVINGVMLWITSATVKGFDIHGFGWAIVSALLISIISFIISFFIDDRTFRFRN from the coding sequence TTGCAGGGTTGGGTGCTCAGGTGGTTTTTAAATATCCTGGCTATTGTTATTACTGCAGCTTTGTTAGAGAATTTCGAACTTACGCTCTGGGGGGCTATTGTCGGGTCCATATTTCTAGGAATAGTAAATGCGGTAATCCGGCCGTTGTTGATTATCTTGACCTTACCTCTGAATATTGTTACGCTAGGGCTTTTCACCTTTGTTATTAACGGTGTAATGCTGTGGATAACCTCGGCAACCGTCAAGGGCTTTGATATTCATGGCTTTGGCTGGGCTATCGTCAGCGCTTTGCTAATCAGTATCATCAGTTTTATAATCAGCTTCTTTATCGATGACAGAACCTTTAGATTCAGGAATTAA
- the uvrA gene encoding excinuclease ABC subunit UvrA, whose translation MKNRIIIKGAREHNLKNIDLEIPRDKLVVFTGVSGSGKSSLAFDTIYSEGQRRYVESLSTYARQFLGQMDKPDIDHIEGLSPSISIDQKSTSNNPRSTVGTVTEIYDYLRLLFARVGKPHCPHCRQPIKKQTVDQVVDSLLALPAGSRLKLLAPIIKGQKGEHKKVLENLFRDGFVRVLVDGFEYTADEEIVLAKNQKHDIAAVVDRLVLKEGIRSRLAESLELAFELGEGIVKARLLQEDGSEEEILFSREFACPECGFSLPELSPRMFSFNSPFGACPECDGLGEKREIDADLLLDMNKSLDQGAVIPWSRNFHTYYNQILAAMAARNNIPVDSPLKELSSKQIKTILYGNDKERFEIVYTNSYGETGSFRSSYEGVFNNLKRRYHETKSEAAREDIERYMSSTLCPACGGKRLRSEILWVLLGEKNINQVTALSVRDALEFFHRLELNERDLFIARQVIKEIRERLTFLVDVGLDYLTLDRAAGSLSGGEAQRIRLATQVGSSLVGVLYVLDEPSIGLHPRDNDRLLATLKRLRDLGNTVIVVEHDEDTIRTADYIVDIGPRAGIHGGQVVAAGRLEDIMAAEESLTGQYLAGKLEIDIPSQRRVGNGHKLLLKGAAEHNLKEIEVAIPLGQLVLITGVSGSGKSTLVEDIIYPALMKELHGGRHRPGSYQQMKGMENVDKVINIDQSPIGRTPRSNPATYTGAFDGIRELFSNTGEARLRGYRPGRFSFNVRGGRCEACSGDGIIKIEMHFLPDVYIPCEVCKGKRYNRETLEVKYRGKTIADVLEMTVDEAVELFENIPRVYRKLKVLQDVGLGYIQLGQPAPSLSGGEAQRVKLATELSKRSTGKTLYILDEPTTGLHKEDVKHLLTVLNRLVDNGNTVLVIEHNLDMIKSADHIIDLGPEGGEKGGYIVAEGTPEELAKHPLSYTGKYLQDILDG comes from the coding sequence ATGAAAAACCGCATTATAATAAAAGGTGCGCGGGAGCACAATTTGAAGAACATTGATCTGGAGATACCCCGGGATAAACTGGTGGTATTTACCGGAGTATCGGGCTCGGGCAAAAGCAGCCTGGCTTTCGATACCATATACAGCGAGGGACAGAGGCGCTATGTGGAGTCGCTTTCCACCTATGCCCGGCAGTTTTTGGGGCAAATGGACAAGCCCGATATTGACCATATCGAAGGGCTTTCTCCCTCCATTTCCATTGACCAGAAATCCACCTCCAATAATCCCCGTTCCACGGTAGGGACGGTGACCGAAATCTATGATTACCTGCGTCTGCTCTTTGCCCGGGTGGGGAAACCGCATTGTCCCCATTGCCGGCAGCCCATCAAAAAACAGACGGTGGACCAGGTAGTGGATAGTTTGCTCGCCCTGCCTGCCGGAAGCCGGCTCAAACTGCTGGCGCCCATTATCAAAGGGCAAAAGGGGGAGCACAAGAAAGTCTTGGAGAACCTCTTCCGGGATGGTTTTGTAAGGGTGCTGGTGGATGGTTTCGAGTACACGGCCGATGAGGAGATCGTTCTGGCCAAAAATCAGAAGCATGATATCGCTGCGGTGGTTGACCGCCTGGTGCTGAAAGAGGGCATCAGGAGCCGCCTAGCAGAGTCCCTGGAACTGGCTTTCGAACTGGGAGAGGGCATAGTAAAAGCCCGCTTGCTCCAGGAAGATGGCAGTGAGGAAGAGATTCTCTTCAGCCGGGAATTTGCCTGCCCGGAATGTGGTTTCAGCCTGCCGGAGCTCAGTCCCCGCATGTTTTCCTTCAACAGCCCCTTCGGGGCTTGCCCGGAATGCGACGGGTTGGGGGAGAAACGAGAAATCGACGCGGATTTGCTGCTGGATATGAACAAGAGCCTGGACCAGGGGGCGGTAATCCCCTGGTCCAGGAACTTTCACACTTATTATAACCAGATACTGGCGGCTATGGCGGCCAGGAATAATATCCCTGTAGATAGTCCTTTAAAGGAGTTGAGCTCCAAACAAATTAAAACTATTTTATATGGAAACGATAAGGAGCGCTTTGAGATAGTTTATACCAATTCTTACGGAGAAACCGGCAGCTTTCGCTCCAGTTACGAGGGGGTCTTCAACAATCTTAAGCGCCGTTACCATGAGACCAAATCCGAGGCGGCCCGGGAAGATATCGAAAGATATATGAGTTCCACCCTCTGCCCGGCCTGCGGGGGAAAGCGGCTGCGCTCCGAAATTTTATGGGTATTGCTGGGGGAAAAGAACATCAACCAGGTGACCGCTTTGTCTGTAAGGGATGCCCTGGAGTTTTTCCATCGATTGGAACTGAACGAGAGGGATTTGTTCATTGCCCGGCAGGTGATAAAAGAAATCCGGGAAAGGCTGACTTTTCTGGTGGATGTGGGGCTGGATTACCTGACCCTGGACCGGGCAGCGGGGAGTCTTTCCGGGGGCGAAGCCCAGCGCATCCGCCTGGCCACCCAGGTGGGGTCCAGCCTGGTAGGGGTTCTCTATGTGCTGGATGAACCAAGTATCGGACTGCATCCTCGCGACAACGATCGCCTGCTGGCTACACTGAAGCGGCTACGGGATTTGGGAAATACGGTAATTGTAGTGGAACATGATGAAGATACGATTCGAACAGCGGATTATATTGTGGATATTGGTCCCCGGGCCGGCATACATGGAGGACAGGTAGTGGCCGCAGGGCGGCTGGAAGACATAATGGCTGCCGAAGAATCGCTTACCGGCCAATACCTGGCCGGTAAACTGGAAATAGACATTCCCTCCCAGCGCCGTGTAGGAAACGGGCATAAACTTCTGCTTAAAGGGGCGGCGGAGCATAACCTGAAAGAGATTGAAGTTGCCATTCCCCTGGGCCAACTGGTGCTTATCACTGGTGTCTCAGGTTCCGGCAAAAGTACTTTGGTGGAGGATATAATCTATCCCGCTTTGATGAAGGAACTGCACGGAGGCCGGCATCGTCCCGGCAGTTATCAGCAGATGAAAGGGATGGAAAATGTCGATAAGGTAATAAATATTGACCAGTCCCCTATCGGGCGCACTCCCCGTTCCAATCCGGCTACTTATACCGGGGCTTTCGATGGTATCCGGGAGCTGTTTTCCAATACGGGAGAAGCACGCCTGCGCGGTTACCGGCCCGGACGCTTCAGTTTTAATGTGCGGGGAGGACGCTGTGAGGCCTGTTCCGGAGATGGGATAATAAAAATAGAAATGCATTTTTTGCCCGATGTTTATATACCTTGCGAGGTCTGCAAGGGCAAACGCTATAACCGGGAGACCCTGGAGGTCAAATACCGGGGTAAAACTATTGCAGATGTACTCGAAATGACCGTAGATGAAGCAGTGGAACTTTTCGAGAATATCCCCCGGGTTTATCGTAAACTCAAGGTTTTGCAGGATGTGGGCCTGGGTTATATCCAATTGGGACAGCCGGCCCCCAGTCTTTCCGGCGGCGAGGCCCAGCGGGTGAAACTGGCCACCGAGCTCTCCAAGCGTTCGACCGGCAAGACCCTGTATATATTGGATGAACCCACCACCGGCTTGCATAAGGAAGATGTTAAACATTTGCTTACGGTACTAAACAGATTGGTAGATAATGGAAATACCGTACTGGTTATTGAACATAACCTGGATATGATCAAATCCGCTGACCATATAATCGACCTGGGGCCGGAAGGCGGGGAAAAAGGCGGTTATATTGTAGCCGAAGGGACCCCGGAGGAATTGGCCAAGCACCCCTTGTCTTATACCGGCAAGTATTTGCAAGATATCTTAGACGGATGA
- a CDS encoding Cof-type HAD-IIB family hydrolase: MSIELVAIDLDDTLLDSTWKIPESCLEAISQVQRKGVRVTLATGRMFRSALPYAQQLKVDIPLITYQGALVKNSFSQEVLYYEPLPRKLAAEIMIFFKERGIFYQSYFNDCFCIERWSPEAQYYAELSGMEPLFYDDLIAVSREQDTPKILASIFDERLMLAIEEELNRRYGEELYITRSKPVFLEVMKRSVDKGLALKMLARYFGIPREKVLAFGDSYNDLAMIKWAGIGVAMGNAPEVVKEAADYLAPSNEEEGVAHVLHELILDK; the protein is encoded by the coding sequence ATGTCCATAGAACTGGTTGCAATTGACCTGGATGATACCCTGCTTGATTCTACCTGGAAGATACCGGAATCCTGTCTGGAAGCTATCAGCCAGGTGCAAAGAAAAGGAGTTAGAGTAACGCTGGCCACCGGGCGCATGTTTCGCTCTGCCTTGCCTTATGCCCAACAGTTAAAGGTAGACATACCTTTAATTACCTATCAGGGAGCTCTGGTAAAGAATTCGTTTTCCCAGGAGGTTCTCTATTATGAACCACTGCCGCGCAAGCTGGCGGCGGAGATTATGATATTTTTTAAAGAACGAGGGATATTCTACCAGAGCTATTTTAATGATTGTTTTTGTATAGAGAGATGGAGCCCGGAAGCCCAATATTACGCGGAATTGTCCGGAATGGAGCCCTTGTTTTATGATGACCTCATAGCTGTTTCCCGGGAGCAAGATACACCCAAAATTTTAGCCAGCATTTTTGATGAAAGGCTGATGCTAGCCATAGAAGAGGAATTGAACCGGCGCTATGGGGAAGAATTGTATATTACCCGTTCCAAACCGGTTTTCCTGGAGGTAATGAAGCGTTCCGTTGATAAAGGGCTGGCTTTAAAGATGCTGGCTCGTTACTTTGGTATCCCCCGGGAAAAGGTTCTGGCCTTTGGTGACAGTTATAATGACCTGGCTATGATAAAATGGGCCGGAATTGGTGTAGCCATGGGCAACGCTCCGGAAGTAGTAAAAGAAGCCGCTGATTATCTGGCCCCTTCCAATGAGGAAGAGGGGGTAGCCCACGTATTGCATGAATTAATACTTGATAAATAG
- the uvrC gene encoding excinuclease ABC subunit UvrC has translation MGDEMLKERLKKVPLQPGVYLFKNQEGQVLYVGKARVLRQRMRSYFQAPERMHPKVKAMMAWVSDFDFIVTHSEMEALILENNLIKSYKPRYNIDLRDDKSYPYIKVTVADKFPRVYLAREKKDGVSRYFGPYTDVTSLRDTLKLLNGVFGLRSCRTMKSRRRPCLNRDMGKCLSPCSGEISEEEYSQKVQALITFLEGDFQEIVREKEKEMAMAARSLEFEKAARLRDQIQSLRQLGEKQKIELASPYELDLVGMLSGEKENLVLVFKVRSGKIVGKDTFWLKRPIQEDENEAMEFFIKHYYDENPDIPPEILLSHLPSESKLVEAWLKSRVSHRVELRVPQRGEKKQVLNMLLENARLLLEEKQREENKQLAALSHLARVLDLEVVPNRLECFDVSHLAGEETVASMVVFVGGQPEKKAYRHFKIRTQQNNDTASLAETVRRRLENARQANPAFLPEPDLILVDGGLGQVNAVAAVLQEMNLDIPLFALAEKNEEIYRPGKSQPLVLAARDNGLQLLQRLRDEAHRFAIEYNRKRRAKKIRSSALDEIPGIGKQRKKNLLVHFTSVAKIKEASLDEIAAVPGMNRKAALAVIEFFHNQD, from the coding sequence ATGGGTGATGAGATGCTGAAGGAAAGATTAAAAAAGGTGCCGCTCCAACCGGGGGTATACTTGTTCAAAAACCAGGAGGGGCAGGTGCTCTATGTGGGAAAAGCCCGGGTTCTTCGCCAGCGAATGCGCTCCTATTTTCAAGCCCCGGAGCGAATGCATCCCAAGGTAAAGGCGATGATGGCCTGGGTAAGTGATTTTGACTTTATCGTCACCCACAGTGAAATGGAAGCTCTCATTCTGGAAAACAACCTTATAAAAAGCTATAAGCCCAGGTATAATATCGATTTGCGCGATGATAAAAGCTATCCTTATATCAAAGTCACTGTCGCCGATAAATTTCCGCGGGTTTACCTGGCCCGGGAAAAAAAAGACGGAGTATCGCGCTACTTTGGACCTTATACCGATGTTACTTCCCTGCGCGATACGCTCAAGCTGCTCAACGGCGTTTTCGGGCTGCGCAGTTGCCGGACTATGAAGTCCCGGCGCCGGCCCTGTCTCAACCGCGACATGGGTAAATGTCTCTCCCCTTGCAGCGGTGAAATTTCAGAAGAAGAATACAGCCAGAAGGTTCAAGCCTTAATCACTTTTCTGGAGGGTGATTTTCAAGAGATAGTCCGGGAAAAAGAAAAAGAAATGGCTATGGCCGCCAGGAGTCTGGAGTTCGAAAAAGCCGCCCGCCTGCGGGATCAGATCCAATCCCTGCGCCAGTTGGGTGAAAAACAAAAGATTGAGCTGGCTTCACCCTATGAACTGGACCTGGTGGGGATGCTAAGCGGGGAAAAGGAGAACCTGGTCCTGGTTTTTAAAGTCCGTTCGGGAAAGATAGTAGGCAAAGATACTTTCTGGCTGAAGCGCCCTATCCAGGAAGATGAGAATGAGGCCATGGAATTTTTTATTAAACACTATTATGATGAAAACCCTGATATTCCACCGGAGATACTCTTGAGCCACCTGCCTTCTGAGTCCAAACTGGTGGAGGCCTGGCTGAAATCCAGGGTCTCCCACCGGGTAGAACTCCGGGTTCCGCAAAGAGGAGAAAAGAAACAGGTTCTCAATATGCTGCTGGAAAATGCTCGTTTACTCCTGGAGGAAAAGCAGCGGGAAGAGAATAAGCAGCTCGCCGCTCTCTCGCATTTGGCGCGGGTTCTGGACCTGGAAGTGGTGCCTAATCGCCTGGAATGTTTTGATGTATCTCATCTGGCCGGGGAGGAAACAGTGGCCTCTATGGTGGTTTTTGTCGGAGGCCAACCGGAGAAAAAGGCTTATCGCCATTTTAAAATCAGAACTCAACAGAATAATGATACTGCCTCACTGGCTGAAACCGTTAGAAGGCGTTTGGAGAATGCCCGCCAGGCTAATCCAGCTTTTTTGCCGGAGCCGGATTTAATACTGGTCGATGGTGGATTAGGACAGGTTAATGCCGTAGCAGCAGTTTTGCAGGAAATGAATCTGGATATCCCGCTGTTTGCTTTGGCTGAAAAGAATGAGGAGATATACCGGCCAGGTAAAAGCCAGCCACTGGTATTGGCGGCCCGGGATAATGGACTGCAATTGCTGCAGAGGCTTCGGGATGAAGCCCATCGTTTTGCTATTGAATATAACCGGAAGAGAAGGGCAAAAAAAATCAGGTCTTCTGCTCTGGACGAAATACCGGGAATAGGGAAGCAGAGAAAGAAGAACCTGCTGGTTCATTTCACTTCGGTGGCCAAAATTAAGGAAGCTTCACTGGATGAAATAGCGGCCGTTCCGGGAATGAACCGGAAAGCGGCACTGGCGGTAATAGAGTTCTTCCATAATCAGGACTGA
- a CDS encoding Rpn family recombination-promoting nuclease/putative transposase, translated as MPEILDPKVDLVFKKVFGSQENKSILLSFLNAVLNWTGEQKIVDVKILNPYLEPESIDDSVGILDIKLQLENDDLVDVEMQIGNLGNMERRSTYYTCRMFGDQNISGGRYQDLNRVIAINVLDFTRIKNIERYHTKFRLRETQENIDLTDAIEIHFIELPKLRQEMASYTDPLDRWVVFLKGGWNMELLDRLAKEDPAIGQAKQVLEQMASNPRERELYELRRKAILDRNSALYEAKMEGKAEGKAEGQAIILLRLLKKKFGFMPVEMENRVMSMSAEKLQELAEAIFDLGTIDELNNFISR; from the coding sequence GTGCCAGAGATATTGGACCCCAAGGTAGATCTGGTCTTTAAAAAAGTATTCGGCTCCCAGGAAAATAAAAGTATTTTACTCAGTTTTCTTAACGCAGTCTTAAATTGGACCGGAGAACAAAAAATTGTAGATGTTAAAATTCTGAATCCTTACCTGGAACCGGAGAGTATTGATGACAGTGTGGGTATACTGGATATTAAACTGCAATTAGAAAATGATGACCTGGTAGATGTAGAAATGCAGATTGGCAATCTGGGCAACATGGAGAGACGCAGCACCTATTATACTTGTCGCATGTTTGGAGACCAGAACATAAGCGGCGGGAGATATCAAGACCTTAACCGGGTAATCGCCATAAATGTATTAGATTTTACCCGGATAAAAAATATCGAACGCTATCATACAAAATTCAGGTTACGAGAGACCCAGGAGAATATAGACCTGACCGATGCCATAGAAATTCATTTCATCGAGTTGCCCAAACTAAGACAAGAAATGGCGAGTTATACCGACCCATTGGATAGATGGGTGGTGTTTTTGAAAGGAGGATGGAATATGGAGCTTCTTGACAGGTTGGCTAAAGAAGACCCTGCCATCGGGCAAGCAAAACAAGTGTTGGAACAAATGGCTTCCAATCCTAGAGAAAGAGAACTCTACGAACTCAGGCGAAAAGCTATATTAGACAGGAATTCAGCCCTTTATGAAGCAAAGATGGAAGGCAAAGCAGAAGGCAAAGCGGAAGGCCAGGCCATTATACTGTTGCGCCTATTGAAAAAGAAGTTTGGATTTATGCCGGTTGAAATGGAAAACCGGGTAATGTCCATGTCGGCAGAAAAGCTGCAGGAACTGGCGGAAGCAATATTTGATCTGGGAACAATAGATGAGCTTAATAATTTCATAAGCAGATAA